In one window of Leptospira sp. GIMC2001 DNA:
- a CDS encoding methyl-accepting chemotaxis protein, whose protein sequence is MASDKLHSKKILNQLLIMNELPLYLLSFPYFINFAIVASELEGMRLFTIGAWGTLASAIPLAIGTYIRHRKLNPILKFLNEKDSYDYKSIKKQLLNHPSWEGRLILLRWNFAILVFVTIAIPAFDLSFKEFLPLIYGCFMLSPILYLSFYYQTEIQLIPVLNRKELANTIFNISDIKLFSHAKRNLYTQIAVSLLPIMTLGYYLVAFYQKLIQLPNLAIQLPLILAMMALIIAYTSYVGSNSLNKDIENINQSIHEIGQGNLGVKVPNISTTNLNLTNQNLNKFIEKLGNFFKLVHIESSKLKEHSLTLGHDNELFVKEIQIEKDSLINIEESINSINRLSSSILDRVNIQSEKTSYLNTSLNSITSNMDDLSKEADRLVDSTSASYDFSLEGQNIVNHALAKVTELAKSNENIRMTVSIVEEISDQINLLSLNASIEAARAGEYGRGFAVVAGEVSRLADKTRENIDSIKQVVKDSQRASKESLDAMKQIQETMLSSMNDLKNISEDIQKIAKGSTKSSINVQDLKITVEELSSNANIISSNIVDQWKMSEEINSSLSDITEINSKIDESFKKMQNLSKDINGITESLDSNLRTFQA, encoded by the coding sequence ATGGCTTCGGACAAATTGCACTCAAAAAAGATTCTCAATCAGTTGCTCATAATGAATGAGTTACCTCTTTATTTACTTAGTTTTCCTTATTTTATTAATTTTGCTATTGTCGCAAGTGAACTGGAAGGAATGCGATTATTTACTATCGGAGCATGGGGAACTCTAGCATCTGCAATTCCACTTGCTATAGGAACCTATATTAGGCATAGAAAATTGAATCCTATTCTTAAATTTCTGAATGAAAAAGATTCTTACGATTACAAATCAATAAAGAAACAGCTACTAAACCATCCATCATGGGAAGGAAGATTAATTCTGCTTCGATGGAATTTTGCGATTTTAGTTTTTGTAACAATTGCAATACCTGCATTCGATTTGAGCTTCAAGGAATTCCTTCCGTTAATTTATGGATGTTTTATGCTTTCTCCAATTCTCTACCTATCTTTTTACTATCAGACTGAAATTCAATTAATACCTGTTCTGAATAGGAAAGAACTTGCTAATACTATATTTAATATATCTGATATTAAATTATTCTCACATGCTAAGAGAAATCTCTATACTCAGATTGCAGTAAGCCTACTTCCAATTATGACATTAGGATATTATTTAGTCGCTTTTTACCAGAAATTAATTCAACTTCCTAATCTCGCGATTCAGTTGCCCTTAATCCTAGCTATGATGGCTCTGATAATTGCTTACACATCTTACGTTGGTAGCAATTCTCTAAATAAGGATATTGAGAATATCAATCAATCAATCCATGAAATTGGCCAAGGGAATCTCGGAGTAAAAGTTCCCAATATTTCCACAACGAATCTAAATCTAACGAATCAAAATTTAAATAAATTCATAGAAAAATTAGGAAATTTTTTCAAATTAGTTCATATTGAATCCTCTAAATTAAAAGAACATTCTTTAACGCTCGGACATGATAATGAATTGTTCGTCAAAGAGATACAGATAGAAAAAGATAGCTTAATCAATATTGAAGAATCAATAAATTCTATCAATAGACTATCTAGTTCGATTCTTGATAGAGTGAATATTCAGTCTGAGAAAACTTCTTATCTGAACACTTCTTTGAATTCGATAACATCAAATATGGATGATTTATCTAAAGAGGCTGATCGATTAGTTGATTCAACTTCAGCATCATATGACTTTTCACTGGAAGGACAGAATATTGTAAACCATGCACTTGCAAAGGTAACTGAACTTGCTAAAAGTAATGAGAATATTCGGATGACTGTCTCAATAGTTGAAGAGATATCCGATCAGATAAATCTTCTCTCACTCAATGCTTCTATTGAAGCTGCCCGCGCTGGTGAATATGGCCGAGGTTTCGCTGTCGTTGCTGGCGAAGTTTCTCGTTTGGCGGATAAAACACGGGAGAACATTGATAGCATAAAACAAGTAGTAAAAGATTCTCAGCGAGCATCAAAGGAAAGTTTGGATGCAATGAAGCAAATACAAGAAACAATGTTGAGTTCCATGAATGATCTAAAAAATATCTCTGAGGATATTCAGAAAATTGCAAAAGGTAGTACTAAGAGTTCAATCAATGTCCAAGATTTAAAAATTACAGTTGAGGAATTGAGTTCAAACGCCAATATTATTTCTTCAAATATTGTGGATCAATGGAAAATGTCAGAAGAAATCAATTCCTCACTTTCTGATATTACAGAAATCAATTCCAAGATCGATGAATCTTTTAAGAAAATGCAAAATCTATCAAAAGATATCAATGGAATCACAGAAAGCTTGGATTCGAATCTAAGAACTTTCCAAGCCTAG
- the folK gene encoding 2-amino-4-hydroxy-6-hydroxymethyldihydropteridine diphosphokinase yields the protein MKSFLSLGTNLGNREEYLELARNYLHNPPITKLVHSSQIINTPAMDFLDQPDFLNQVLEIETELAPLDLLDFTQSIEQKIGRVKRFDKGPREIDIDILLYEGIERMVNDRLILPHHSIESRPFIGELLESIY from the coding sequence TTGAAATCATTCCTCTCATTAGGAACCAATCTTGGCAATCGAGAAGAATATTTAGAATTAGCTAGAAATTATTTACACAATCCTCCAATAACCAAATTGGTTCATTCTTCGCAGATAATCAATACACCTGCCATGGATTTTCTAGATCAGCCTGATTTTCTCAATCAGGTTTTGGAAATTGAAACTGAATTGGCTCCTTTAGATCTACTCGACTTCACTCAATCCATTGAACAAAAAATAGGTCGTGTCAAAAGATTTGATAAAGGTCCAAGAGAAATAGACATTGACATCTTGTTATACGAAGGAATTGAAAGAATGGTTAATGACAGATTAATCCTGCCACATCATTCTATTGAATCGAGGCCTTTTATCGGGGAATTACTAGAAAGTATTTATTAA
- the fcpA gene encoding flagellar coiling protein FcpA, with product MKIMKQLLILMLALSLNVAIYAQAAPAPQPGQGQDEPQADELLKGELVPEDEDADLTEEQKERRNIIQEQEAIWKNPDFKAYHKTFQELHQLSKAFANNKFRLALSNYQSGVNVLLKNREWVEQYRKEEAEKKRLDEKWYWQKVDRKAREERVLSREKNSSKQMALNYFTRSINHLDEINNPDLRERPEFKRLLSDVYRNWIMVEYDLQNLPQTIPILELYIEIDDNEKEYPAHKYLASAYAFEENMIKKYGGGSEDQMLKYRYKKNVHLLRATELKYGKDSPEYKHIVNLVNRDEVISVTP from the coding sequence ATGAAGATCATGAAACAACTCCTCATCCTCATGCTAGCACTGTCATTGAATGTAGCTATCTACGCTCAAGCAGCTCCAGCACCACAACCAGGCCAAGGCCAGGACGAACCACAAGCTGACGAACTTCTGAAAGGGGAACTTGTTCCCGAAGATGAAGACGCCGATCTGACTGAAGAGCAGAAAGAAAGAAGGAACATCATCCAAGAGCAGGAAGCTATTTGGAAGAACCCTGATTTCAAAGCTTACCATAAGACATTTCAAGAGCTTCACCAATTGTCCAAAGCTTTCGCGAACAATAAATTTCGTCTCGCTCTATCTAACTACCAATCTGGTGTTAACGTTCTATTGAAGAACAGAGAGTGGGTGGAACAATATCGCAAAGAAGAAGCAGAAAAGAAGCGTCTAGATGAGAAATGGTATTGGCAAAAAGTCGATCGTAAAGCTCGTGAAGAAAGAGTACTCTCTAGAGAGAAGAACTCATCAAAGCAAATGGCTTTGAATTACTTCACAAGATCGATCAACCACTTGGACGAAATCAATAACCCAGATCTTAGAGAAAGACCTGAATTCAAGAGACTTCTCTCTGATGTATATAGAAACTGGATCATGGTTGAGTATGACCTACAAAACCTTCCACAGACTATCCCAATCTTAGAGCTTTATATTGAGATCGATGATAACGAAAAAGAGTATCCTGCTCATAAATATCTTGCGAGTGCTTATGCATTTGAAGAAAATATGATCAAGAAATATGGCGGTGGATCAGAAGATCAAATGTTGAAATACCGCTATAAGAAAAACGTTCATCTTCTCAGAGCTACTGAGTTGAAATACGGAAAAGATTCTCCCGAATACAAGCATATCGTAAATCTTGTAAACAGGGACGAAGTAATTTCGGTGACTCCTTAA
- a CDS encoding ATP-binding protein produces the protein MNLSEVFPFKHGIPDCPYCGGAGIVLDENIRGSRSGALGICHCVASDCNTCPSAGQPPYLVYDEEQDMQIPCLCQGARFELLKLESLVAKAGIPPRYRFQFLQSVDLGDKLNDPELSFLIAHDWASELVHKWKDPNFIPKGFYLWGGTGSGKTLLACVILNELIFRFGVKCKYAKVNKDFLNAIRNTYQKDSDTHGQEGYIEKEFANVDVLIIDDFGVQKDSDFNNLKLYDLIDTRYENDKLTLLTSNHPLMDWKEKGDGRIYSRLCEMTKEIQLKCPDYRLKGVHS, from the coding sequence ATGAATCTCTCCGAAGTATTTCCTTTCAAGCATGGTATTCCAGATTGCCCATATTGCGGTGGGGCTGGAATTGTTTTGGATGAAAATATTCGAGGATCAAGATCTGGTGCTTTAGGAATATGTCATTGCGTAGCTTCTGATTGTAACACTTGTCCCTCTGCTGGACAACCGCCTTACTTAGTATATGACGAAGAACAAGATATGCAAATTCCTTGCTTATGTCAAGGCGCAAGATTTGAGCTTTTAAAATTAGAATCGTTGGTCGCAAAAGCGGGCATTCCTCCGCGATATAGATTTCAATTTTTGCAAAGTGTTGATTTGGGTGATAAGCTGAATGATCCTGAGCTTTCATTTCTTATTGCGCATGACTGGGCAAGTGAGCTCGTGCATAAATGGAAAGATCCCAATTTTATACCAAAAGGTTTCTATCTATGGGGTGGAACGGGAAGTGGCAAAACATTACTTGCATGCGTTATTCTAAATGAATTGATTTTTCGTTTCGGTGTGAAATGTAAATATGCAAAAGTAAATAAAGATTTTCTCAATGCAATTCGCAATACATACCAAAAAGACAGTGATACCCATGGTCAAGAAGGGTATATCGAAAAAGAATTTGCCAATGTTGATGTTCTTATCATTGATGATTTCGGTGTTCAGAAAGATTCAGATTTCAACAATTTGAAGTTATACGATCTTATCGATACAAGATATGAGAATGATAAATTGACCTTACTGACATCCAATCATCCTTTGATGGATTGGAAAGAGAAAGGTGACGGAAGAATATACAGCAGACTCTGTGAGATGACAAAAGAAATTCAATTGAAATGTCCTGATTATAGGCTCAAAGGTGTTCACTCTTAG
- a CDS encoding GNAT family N-acetyltransferase: protein MIETRPAKRGDVERIFSLIQELADFERLSHEFKGNVKDLEEHLFGTKPYLQAIVAELKSEVVGYALFFYNYSTFLTKPGIYLEDLYVLPHHRKKGIGKSLLSAVAQRGKEIGAGRFEWSVLDWNEPAIRFYKSMGAKILPDWRICRLSGDDLDNFWT from the coding sequence ATGATTGAAACCAGACCCGCGAAAAGAGGGGATGTCGAACGAATTTTTTCGCTCATTCAAGAGCTCGCAGATTTTGAAAGATTGTCTCATGAATTCAAAGGAAATGTAAAGGATTTAGAGGAACATCTCTTTGGTACTAAGCCATATCTACAAGCAATCGTTGCAGAACTCAAATCTGAAGTTGTCGGATACGCATTATTTTTTTACAACTACTCTACATTTCTAACAAAACCTGGGATCTATCTTGAGGATCTATATGTCCTCCCCCATCATAGAAAAAAAGGAATTGGAAAATCTCTTCTATCTGCTGTGGCTCAGCGTGGGAAAGAAATAGGTGCTGGGCGATTTGAATGGTCTGTATTGGACTGGAATGAACCTGCAATAAGATTCTATAAATCGATGGGCGCTAAGATCTTACCTGATTGGCGAATTTGCCGATTGAGTGGTGATGATCTAGATAACTTCTGGACTTGA
- a CDS encoding c-di-GMP phosphodiesterase, with translation MLTSKIVSKDRLMKFEFTQEIIDGFRKAAVIPVDFYNKEGQVLIHKQDNANSDDFGRLLKFAFQGIFFLKDDLKRLMSFGEESVDKTQIRSKLIDQQKTIAFAKRTNALIDDLRKSSLSSNHAVFIHNSINELLTDFIKNPEYETGIINVVEIMGKAGVSLESEMMTKRTIVAMGMKVRNRKVIQNADQNQDKKDHLNLMMASYLLDIGYTRMNLKENPKLSAEDYATIQQHPIISYLMSLTAPEVSTYVRTMILNHHRPYRGIGVNNNYPDQRVIFNRLMAIRDKYSKETNKERIVTDIQNQIGLIANDVTSTNMEEDVAILSLASEFSSLTSEQSWRQALAPEKALKLILNESFFSYSNRNIRHLIDYVGSSLTNNISIINANDFVITASMDSERSVHFDICKVVSVARYQTRPLLQRIGTIKPIIKKDNKYKIVDFDRTQIKVDRRKANFDLEKTVDSTRIIYLVDKEINPPLYDCVYKLQAS, from the coding sequence ATGTTAACTTCGAAAATTGTATCCAAAGATCGACTGATGAAATTCGAGTTCACTCAGGAAATAATTGACGGCTTCCGCAAAGCTGCTGTCATTCCAGTGGATTTTTACAACAAAGAAGGTCAGGTATTAATTCACAAACAAGATAATGCCAATTCGGATGATTTTGGACGTTTACTTAAATTTGCCTTTCAAGGCATTTTCTTTTTAAAAGACGATCTAAAAAGACTTATGTCGTTTGGAGAAGAATCTGTTGATAAAACTCAGATTAGATCCAAATTAATTGATCAGCAGAAAACGATCGCGTTTGCGAAAAGAACTAACGCGCTTATCGATGATTTGAGAAAATCTTCACTTTCATCAAATCACGCTGTCTTCATTCACAATTCAATTAATGAGCTATTAACAGATTTCATAAAGAATCCAGAATACGAAACAGGAATTATAAATGTAGTTGAGATAATGGGTAAGGCTGGAGTTTCTCTGGAATCTGAAATGATGACAAAACGTACCATTGTTGCAATGGGTATGAAAGTCAGAAATAGAAAAGTAATTCAAAATGCGGATCAGAATCAAGACAAAAAAGATCACCTCAATCTTATGATGGCGAGTTATCTTCTTGATATTGGTTACACACGGATGAACTTAAAAGAAAATCCAAAACTGAGTGCGGAAGATTATGCAACTATTCAACAACATCCAATCATAAGCTACTTGATGTCGCTTACTGCACCAGAAGTCTCAACTTATGTTCGAACTATGATTTTGAATCATCATAGGCCATATCGCGGTATCGGAGTTAATAATAACTATCCAGACCAAAGAGTTATATTCAATCGACTAATGGCTATTAGAGACAAATATTCTAAAGAAACGAATAAAGAAAGGATAGTTACGGATATTCAAAATCAAATTGGGTTGATTGCAAATGATGTTACTTCAACGAATATGGAGGAAGATGTTGCGATTCTTTCTCTTGCAAGTGAATTTTCTTCGCTAACTTCGGAGCAATCTTGGAGGCAAGCACTCGCACCCGAGAAAGCACTGAAATTAATTTTGAATGAATCTTTCTTTTCTTATAGCAATAGGAACATTCGGCATTTAATTGATTATGTTGGTTCGAGTCTAACGAATAATATTTCCATAATTAATGCAAATGATTTTGTCATTACTGCTTCGATGGATTCTGAACGAAGTGTTCACTTTGATATTTGTAAAGTGGTCTCCGTTGCGAGATACCAAACTCGTCCATTGCTTCAAAGAATTGGAACGATCAAACCTATTATTAAAAAAGATAATAAATACAAAATTGTGGATTTTGATAGAACACAGATCAAAGTAGATCGTAGAAAAGCAAATTTTGATCTTGAGAAAACTGTAGACTCAACTAGAATTATATATCTCGTTGATAAAGAGATCAATCCTCCGCTTTACGATTGCGTTTATAAGCTTCAAGCTTCTTGA